DNA from Actinoplanes sp. SE50/110:
CCGGTCGAGCCAGCACAGACCAACACTCTGCGCCCGTTCGTCATCACGGCCGGGCGGACCGATGGAGGCGATCCCGACATCGGTATGGAGACTCAGGTGGCGGTGGTGCACGGCGCACCCCCGTCCCGGCTTTCACCGGAAACCAGGGCGATCGTGTCTCTCCTGGAGGAGAGCCCGATTTCGGTAGCCGAGATCTCCGCACGCCTGCGCCTGCACCTGGGCGTCTGCCAGATCCTCGTCGGCGACCTGCGCGCCGCCGGTCAGGTGGACGTGCAGGGACGGGACACCGACACCCCTGACCCCGAGACCATCATGCGAGTGATCCGTGGACTTCGATCCATCAGCTAACCGCGTCGTCGCCACCGCGCGCATCCCGGGCGGAGCCGCGCCGGCCAAGAAGGCGCCGGTTCCGGTCAAGATCATCGTGGCCGGCGGCTTCGGGGTGGGCAAGACGACGACCGTCGGCGCGATCTCGGAGATCGCGCCGCTGACCACCGAGGCCGAGATGACCTCGGAGTCGATCGGTATCGACAACGTCGGCCAGGCCACCACGAAGACCACCACCACCATCGCGATGGACTTCGGCGTGCTGACCATCGACCAGACGCTGAAGCTCTACATCTTCGGCACGCCCGGCCAGACCCGGTTCGCCTTCATGTGGGACGACCTGGTCAAGGGTGCCCTGGGCGCGCTGGTCGTGGTCGACACCAACCGGATCGACGACTGCTACCCGGCGGTCGACTACTTCGAGCGGGCCGGGCTCCCGTTCGTGGTCGGTGTCAACACGTTCAACGGCAACATGGCGTACAGCCTCGACGAGGTGCGCTGGGCGCTCGCGGTCCGCGAGGACGTCCCGGTGATCTCCTACGACGCCCGGTTCC
Protein-coding regions in this window:
- a CDS encoding ATP/GTP-binding protein codes for the protein MDFDPSANRVVATARIPGGAAPAKKAPVPVKIIVAGGFGVGKTTTVGAISEIAPLTTEAEMTSESIGIDNVGQATTKTTTTIAMDFGVLTIDQTLKLYIFGTPGQTRFAFMWDDLVKGALGALVVVDTNRIDDCYPAVDYFERAGLPFVVGVNTFNGNMAYSLDEVRWALAVREDVPVISYDARFRASVRDALLVVLDQALDKAIKMKS
- a CDS encoding DUF742 domain-containing protein, whose protein sequence is MTYPDPADEPVPPARSGVRPFLQSGPKHSAGGYTPTGEQPPVEPAQTNTLRPFVITAGRTDGGDPDIGMETQVAVVHGAPPSRLSPETRAIVSLLEESPISVAEISARLRLHLGVCQILVGDLRAAGQVDVQGRDTDTPDPETIMRVIRGLRSIS